Proteins encoded by one window of Lathyrus oleraceus cultivar Zhongwan6 chromosome 1, CAAS_Psat_ZW6_1.0, whole genome shotgun sequence:
- the LOC127131034 gene encoding hypersensitive-induced response protein 4, which produces MGNTFCLFCGCVEQSSVGVVEQWGRFHRLAQPGFQFFNPLAGECLAGILSTRIASLDVKIETKTKDNVFVQLLCSIQYRVVKENADDAFYELQNPQEQIQAYVFDVARAIVPKMNLDELFEQKGEVTRCVLEELEKVMGEYGYSIEHILMVDIIPDPSVRRAMNEINAAQRMLRASEFKGEAEKVLIVKKAEAEAESKYLGGVGVARQRQAITDGLRENILQFSTKVEGTSAKEVMDLIMITQYFDTIRDLGNSSKNTTVFIPHGPGHVRDISNQIRNGMMEASCAQVTDVDE; this is translated from the exons ATGGGGAATACGTTCTGTTTATTCTGCGGATGCGTCGAACAGTCTAGCGTCGGTGTTGTTGAACAGTGGGGTCGTTTTCACCGATTGGCTCAACCTGGTTTCCAGTTCTTCAACCCCCTCGCCGGTGAATGTCTCGCCGGTATTCTCTCCACTCGTATCGCCTCCCTCGACGTCAAAATCGAAACCAAAACCAAG GATAATGTTTTTGTGCAGTTGTTGTGTTCGATTCAATACCGCGTGGTTAAGGAAAATGCTGATGATGCTTTTTATGAGTTGCAAAACCCTCAGGAACAGATTCAGGCTTATGTTTTTGATG tGGCTCGCGCTATTGTTCCGAAGATGAATTTGGATGAGTTGTTTGAGCAAAAAGGTGAGGTTACCAGATGTGTGTTGGAGGAACTTGAAAAG GTGATGGGAGAATATGGATATAGCATAGAACACATACTGATGGTCGATATTATACCCGATCCTTCGGTGCGGAGGGCAATGAATGAGATTAATGCAG CTCAAAGGATGCTACGCGCTAGTGAATTCAAAGGAGAAGCTGAAAAGGTGCTTATAGTTAAAAAGGCAGAAGCAGAAGCTGAATCAAAGTACTTAGGCGGGGTTGGTGTGGCAAGACAGCGACAAGCTATCACGGATGGATTAAGAGAGAACATCTTGCAATTCTCTACCAAGGTAGAAGGAACCTCGGCAAAGGAAGTGATGGATCTTATCATGATTACTCAGTACTTTGACACAATCAGAGACCTTGGGAACTCTTCAAAGAATACCACAGTTTTTATACCTCATGGACCTGGCCATGTTAGGGATATCTCTAATCAAATTCGCAATGGAATGATGGAAGCATCATGTGCTCAAGTAACTGATGTTGATGAGTAA